A genomic segment from uncultured Desulfuromonas sp. encodes:
- a CDS encoding protein-L-isoaspartate(D-aspartate) O-methyltransferase, whose amino-acid sequence MNYSIARRRMVAQHVVSRGIHDADLIHVMEEVPRHLFVEEALQSQAYTDYALPIGEKQTISQPYMVAVMTQALELKPKDRVLEVGTGSGYQAAVLSRLVSHVYSVERIVTLARRARRILDQIGSSNVHIQVGDGTTGWREQAPFDAIIVTAGAPQIPQDYLDQLEVGGRLVIPVGDSTQQVLKRVTRRTEEIFDEEDILPCRFVPLIGVHGWSSSS is encoded by the coding sequence ATGAATTATTCAATTGCACGCCGGCGGATGGTCGCCCAACATGTCGTATCACGGGGCATTCATGATGCAGACCTCATTCATGTCATGGAAGAGGTTCCTCGCCATTTGTTTGTCGAAGAAGCTCTGCAGAGCCAAGCTTATACTGATTATGCTTTGCCAATCGGTGAAAAGCAGACAATTTCACAACCTTATATGGTTGCGGTGATGACCCAGGCCCTCGAGCTTAAACCTAAGGATCGTGTGCTCGAAGTTGGGACCGGATCGGGATATCAAGCGGCTGTCCTGTCACGTCTTGTTTCCCATGTTTATAGCGTTGAGCGCATTGTGACCTTAGCCCGCCGTGCTCGTCGGATTCTTGATCAGATCGGTAGCAGTAATGTCCATATCCAGGTTGGTGATGGGACCACGGGTTGGCGTGAACAAGCTCCTTTTGATGCGATTATTGTGACGGCTGGTGCCCCGCAAATTCCACAAGATTACTTGGATCAGCTCGAGGTTGGTGGCCGTCTGGTTATCCCGGTAGGAGATAGCACGCAGCAAGTTCTTAAGCGGGTGACACGCCGTACTGAAGAGATATTTGATGAAGAAGATATTCTTCCCTGTCGTTTTGTCCCATTGATCGGTGTTCATGGCTGGAGTTCGTCTTCATGA
- a CDS encoding YqaA family protein: MTILVRRLYDWVLSWADSRYAVLALFVLAVAESSFFPIPPDVLLLALCLSSAKGAMRYAFICTVGSVLGGVLGYGIGYGFWETTAPFFFNWVPGFTPDLFNQIQHLFQQYDFWFVFTAGFTPIPYKIITIGAGVFNLQFLVFVIASCISRGLRFFIIAWLVGRYGPAARIFIDKNFNRLTIAFTLLLVGGFIVIRYVF; encoded by the coding sequence ATGACGATTCTGGTCAGGCGTCTTTATGATTGGGTTTTGAGCTGGGCTGATTCGCGCTATGCGGTGTTGGCACTGTTTGTTCTGGCCGTTGCAGAGTCGTCATTTTTTCCCATTCCTCCTGATGTTTTATTGCTGGCGTTATGTCTGTCCTCGGCCAAAGGTGCGATGCGCTATGCGTTTATTTGCACGGTTGGTTCTGTTCTCGGCGGTGTTTTGGGTTATGGGATCGGATATGGTTTCTGGGAGACAACGGCGCCGTTCTTTTTTAACTGGGTTCCGGGCTTTACACCCGATCTGTTTAACCAGATACAGCATCTGTTTCAGCAATACGACTTCTGGTTTGTTTTTACGGCCGGATTTACACCGATTCCCTATAAAATTATTACCATTGGGGCTGGTGTCTTCAATCTGCAGTTTCTTGTTTTTGTCATTGCGTCCTGTATTAGTCGTGGTTTACGATTTTTTATCATCGCCTGGCTGGTTGGACGCTATGGGCCGGCGGCCCGCATATTTATTGATAAAAACTTTAACCGTCTGACCATTGCTTTTACTCTGCTGCTTGTCGGCGGCTTTATCGTGATTCGCTATGTTTTTTAA
- a CDS encoding integration host factor subunit alpha — protein MTKADLVENVYFKTGFSKKESAEIVETVFELMKDTLETGDKIKIAGFGNFVVKQKATRRGRNPQTGEEIEISSRKILTFKPSQVLKTAINEGD, from the coding sequence ATGACTAAAGCGGATCTTGTGGAAAATGTATATTTCAAGACAGGTTTTTCTAAAAAGGAATCCGCTGAAATTGTTGAAACGGTTTTCGAGCTGATGAAAGACACGCTTGAAACAGGCGATAAAATTAAAATCGCTGGTTTTGGCAATTTTGTTGTGAAGCAGAAAGCGACACGACGAGGACGTAATCCTCAGACCGGTGAAGAAATCGAGATCAGCTCCCGTAAGATCCTCACTTTTAAACCAAGCCAAGTACTCAAGACTGCGATAAACGAAGGGGACTGA
- a CDS encoding MerR family transcriptional regulator — protein MNVEIPDKLFFKIGEVASITGVKPHVLRYWETEFGAFSPSKTRSQQRQYQRKDIELVLHLKDLLYNQGFTIAGARKALKSSAKKQSQTEEKSDRQVLLELREDLRRLKERLHDWS, from the coding sequence ATGAACGTCGAGATCCCGGACAAGCTTTTTTTTAAGATCGGTGAGGTTGCCTCAATTACTGGGGTCAAGCCCCATGTCCTGCGCTACTGGGAGACGGAATTCGGCGCCTTTTCACCTTCCAAAACCCGTTCTCAACAACGTCAATATCAGAGAAAAGATATTGAACTGGTTCTACACCTTAAAGACCTTCTTTATAATCAAGGTTTTACGATTGCTGGCGCACGTAAAGCGCTTAAGTCTTCTGCCAAAAAACAGTCTCAAACAGAAGAGAAAAGTGACCGACAGGTTCTTCTAGAGCTTCGTGAGGATTTGCGCAGGCTCAAAGAGAGGTTGCATGACTGGTCCTGA
- the surE gene encoding 5'/3'-nucleotidase SurE, with protein sequence MTGPENPPLIVVTNDDGILSPGLQQLSETLLNLGQVVVVAPDRERSAAGHSMTLHQPVRADLLAEDRFAVDGTPTDCVNLAIHGLLSRKPDLVVSGINRGSNLADDITYSGTVAAAMEAMLMQVPALAVSLDVQTGVVPDYHFACHYAYLVARQILEHGLPADTFLNLNIPQGKPKGLKITRQGKRIYDNKVERKLDPRGRTYYWLGGNLLGFNRQQDCDCGAVADGYASLSPLHLDLTNYQSVQYLAAWELDS encoded by the coding sequence ATGACTGGTCCTGAGAATCCGCCTCTGATCGTTGTCACCAATGATGACGGGATTCTTTCGCCCGGACTTCAGCAACTTTCTGAAACGCTTCTTAACCTCGGGCAGGTTGTCGTGGTTGCTCCTGACCGTGAACGAAGCGCGGCCGGACATTCGATGACTCTTCACCAACCTGTCAGAGCGGATTTGCTCGCCGAAGATCGTTTCGCGGTCGATGGTACGCCGACCGATTGTGTCAATCTTGCCATTCATGGTTTGTTGTCGCGTAAGCCGGATCTCGTTGTTTCTGGTATTAATCGTGGCAGTAACCTTGCTGACGATATTACCTATTCAGGTACGGTTGCCGCAGCCATGGAAGCAATGTTAATGCAGGTTCCAGCTCTAGCCGTCTCTCTTGATGTGCAAACTGGAGTCGTTCCTGATTATCATTTTGCCTGTCATTACGCGTATCTTGTTGCTCGACAGATTCTGGAGCATGGTCTTCCCGCTGATACTTTTCTCAACTTGAATATTCCTCAGGGAAAACCTAAAGGTTTGAAAATTACGCGACAGGGAAAGCGAATTTACGACAATAAGGTCGAACGAAAACTGGACCCGAGGGGCCGTACCTATTATTGGCTGGGGGGGAATCTGCTTGGTTTCAATCGCCAGCAGGATTGTGACTGTGGGGCCGTCGCTGATGGATATGCTTCCCTGTCTCCGCTGCATCTTGACCTGACAAACTATCAGTCTGTTCAATATCTGGCTGCCTGGGAACTTGATTCCTGA
- a CDS encoding peptidoglycan DD-metalloendopeptidase family protein translates to MRLVTVILLTLITLVACATSGVNHVVQPGQTLYRISKTYGVSAEKIAAYNHIKDPTQIKAGESLWIPGVRHTRTVAVVPNNTKKTPSVSVSKASPPKSVKSTTTVKKTTSVKTKSNSQTVKQSAPSVAKKGQLDWPVRGKILQSFGVKNGERSKGIVIAAPEGSAVLCAAAGQVIYSGSGIQGYGHLLIVKHSDNLYTVYGHNRSTLVKAGAFVNKGQKIALSGRVPSLGQGGVHFEVRQGNEAVNPAFYLP, encoded by the coding sequence ATGCGTCTCGTCACTGTTATCCTGCTGACACTGATCACCCTGGTTGCCTGTGCGACTTCAGGGGTAAATCACGTTGTTCAACCGGGACAGACGCTCTATCGCATCAGTAAAACTTATGGCGTTTCAGCGGAAAAAATTGCCGCCTACAATCACATCAAAGATCCCACTCAGATAAAAGCAGGAGAATCTCTGTGGATTCCCGGTGTCCGTCATACCCGTACTGTGGCCGTTGTGCCAAACAATACGAAGAAGACCCCCAGTGTTTCTGTGTCAAAAGCATCTCCACCAAAATCTGTCAAAAGTACGACGACAGTAAAAAAAACCACCTCGGTCAAAACAAAATCAAATTCGCAGACTGTAAAACAGTCGGCCCCTTCGGTTGCTAAAAAAGGGCAATTGGATTGGCCGGTCCGAGGCAAAATTCTTCAGTCATTCGGGGTAAAAAACGGCGAACGAAGCAAAGGGATCGTTATCGCTGCACCGGAAGGATCAGCTGTTTTGTGCGCAGCGGCAGGGCAGGTGATCTATAGTGGCAGTGGTATCCAAGGTTATGGCCACTTGTTGATTGTCAAGCATAGCGACAATCTGTACACGGTTTATGGGCATAACCGTTCCACTCTGGTCAAGGCGGGTGCTTTTGTGAATAAAGGGCAAAAGATCGCACTATCCGGACGTGTTCCTTCATTGGGGCAAGGCGGGGTTCATTTTGAAGTGAGGCAAGGGAATGAAGCTGTTAACCCGGCTTTTTACTTGCCATGA